The genomic interval GCCGGCCGTTAATTGTGAATTGGCGGTACCTTCTCAGAGCAGACTTGAGATCGGCTTCTTCCTTGTAGTTGAACGCGTCGTCGAATCCGAGCTTGCCTTTTAGCAGATCCACCTTTTGCTTGCTCCCGGCGCATCCGACGACATAACAGCCGGAGAGCTTGGCGTACTGGCCGACCAAGCTCCCGACTGAACCCGACGCCGCCGAGATGAAGACCTTCTCCCCCTTCTTCGGCTTGCAAACGTCGTAGAAACCGGCGAACGCTGTCAACCCACTCGGTCCTGTAGCAGTCGTCAAAAAAATCATGGCGTCGATCTGTGCATCCTTCTTATGTTCTTTAATCTGGTGCAGATGGAGAGAGTACTCACCCAAAACGCTGGCGTAGTACGAAATAGGGAGATCCTTCGCGTCCACCTTCATCAAGACGGTCCCCGGCCGGACCACCGTGTATTGCTCCCACCCCAGCAATCCGGCCACCACATCACCCTCTTCCAGCTCCGCCCTCCCAGAGGCCACAACCTTCCCCACCCCGCACGCGTCGATCCTCTGCAACAAGAAGAGCGAAGTCGTGAACTGAGACCAGGCGACGAAAGCGTTACCTGAGCGACTAGTGGCCACGCAACGCGTGCCTGCCCGGGCTCGATTTTGGAGGCGGCTGTGATGGCCGTGTGAGACGAGCTGTAGCGCTTCATTCGGTTGAGCTGGTAGGGGTCGACGGAGAGGAAAAGGTTCTTGACGATGACTTCGCCGGATCCGGGGGCGGGCTGCAGCGGCGTGGTGGCGAGCTCGAAGTCGGATTCCGACGGGTAGCCGTCGACGTGGTGCTTGAGGGAGACGTACTTGTTTACCACTTCCATTGTCCACGGCGCGCTCGATCGCGGTCTCTGTAAACTCTCCCTGGCGGATCGATGGTTCTTATGAAGAAATTCCGCACCGGAGCTACGCCGCCGTTGTCTTCCAGCGGAGagcagaggaagagagaaaaattaTGGAAGAATAATCGCACGAAGAGGAAAAGCAAGATAACGTGAACTTAAACTTGCTTTTTCATCcgtcaaaattaaaaatatttccagACATATTAAATGGCTCAGGTAACACCACTATCTTCACCCATAATTTCCATGAACTCCGATGAATTTAGACCATTCCTCCATTACCACTGACACCATTCATTTCCATCCCATCTATCCATTACTCGACACTCCGGCCATCTCATTCATCAACTCACTAATTCCATATCTATCCAAAAATCAACAAGATAAAGCCAAAAGAATGGGTTGAATATACGCAAATTCAGAGCAACAATGTAAAAAGTATCCGCTGCTCATTCTGAAACTAACAAACGGTGATCTAGAGTGaattatatgtatttttttttttaaaaaaaaagtgcaTATAGTAGAAAAAAGTTAAGtgaaaataagtaaaaaaataacACATGGGCATTACTTAGTTAAGAATCTTCAACAACTCCTATTTCAAAATATAGACCCTTTAGACTTTTTTTGACGgataatttattaatattttctaCCGATAACTTACAGTAGAATAATCGAATATATAAAAAATTGAGATGTAACAAACTTACACTTATGCAA from Zingiber officinale cultivar Zhangliang chromosome 6B, Zo_v1.1, whole genome shotgun sequence carries:
- the LOC121991870 gene encoding 2-alkenal reductase (NADP(+)-dependent)-like isoform X2, producing MEVVNKYVSLKHHVDGYPSESDFELATTPLQPAPGSGEVIVKNLFLSVDPYQLNRMKRYSSSHTAITAASKIEPGQRIDACGVGKVVASGRAELEEGDVVAGLLGWEQYTVVRPGTVLMKVDAKDLPISYYASVLGPSGLTAFAGFYDVCKPKKGEKVFISAASGSVGSLVGQYAKLSGCYVVGCAGSKQKVDLLKGKLGFDDAFNYKEEADLKSALRRYFPEGIDIYFDNVGAAMLEAAVANMNSFGRVAVCGAISEYTNAGERAAPDLIDIIYKRITLRGLLSVDYLHLHEQFSAATSDHLRRGRMIALEDVSVGIESVPTAFVGLFRGDNVGKKLVRVGELEG
- the LOC121991870 gene encoding 2-alkenal reductase (NADP(+)-dependent)-like isoform X1; amino-acid sequence: MEVVNKYVSLKHHVDGYPSESDFELATTPLQPAPGSGEVIVKNLFLSVDPYQLNRMKRYSSSHTAITAASKIEPGQRIDACGVGKVVASGRAELEEGDVVAGLLGWEQYTVVRPGTVLMKVDAKDLPISYYASVLGEYSLHLHQIKEHKKDAQIDAMIFLTTATGPSGLTAFAGFYDVCKPKKGEKVFISAASGSVGSLVGQYAKLSGCYVVGCAGSKQKVDLLKGKLGFDDAFNYKEEADLKSALRRYFPEGIDIYFDNVGAAMLEAAVANMNSFGRVAVCGAISEYTNAGERAAPDLIDIIYKRITLRGLLSVDYLHLHEQFSAATSDHLRRGRMIALEDVSVGIESVPTAFVGLFRGDNVGKKLVRVGELEG